A stretch of Bradyrhizobium sp. AZCC 2262 DNA encodes these proteins:
- a CDS encoding MarR family winged helix-turn-helix transcriptional regulator: protein MSRNRQARVPRAGAAGRSGRAEQVLDLDRYVPALITFIANKLSRSATVVYQKRFGVNVTEWRILSLLAIEPEISAARICHVIGFDKGPVSRTLGGMEERGLVSIRADRQDGRTHSISLTAKGFTTHDQVIAVALERERRLLSCLNKPERETLIGLLLRVHGNLDAVKGAGEVDTRD, encoded by the coding sequence ATGAGCAGGAACAGACAGGCGCGCGTGCCCCGCGCGGGCGCGGCAGGCAGGAGCGGACGGGCCGAACAGGTGCTCGACCTCGACCGTTATGTTCCGGCGCTCATCACCTTCATCGCCAACAAATTGTCGCGCAGCGCGACCGTGGTCTATCAGAAGCGCTTTGGCGTCAACGTCACGGAATGGCGGATCCTGTCGCTGCTGGCGATCGAGCCGGAGATTTCCGCGGCCCGCATCTGCCATGTGATCGGCTTCGACAAGGGGCCGGTCAGCCGGACGCTGGGCGGCATGGAGGAGCGCGGGCTGGTCAGCATCCGGGCCGACCGGCAGGACGGGCGCACCCATTCGATCTCGCTGACCGCAAAGGGATTTACCACCCACGACCAGGTCATCGCGGTCGCGCTCGAGCGTGAACGCCGCCTGCTCTCCTGCCTGAACAAGCCGGAGCGGGAAACCCTGATCGGGCTGCTGCTGCGGGTTCACGGCAATCTCGACGCCGTGAAAGGCGCGGGCGAAGTCGACACCCGGGACTGA
- a CDS encoding ABC transporter substrate-binding protein, with protein sequence MRQSFRTGMLVAALGGSFVSAAFGQDRVRIGVLNDQSGVFSTYQGIGSVISAQMAVEDYGGKAAGKPVEIITADHQNKTDVGVGIARRWYDTENIDAIFDLPNSAIALAVANMSEQKNKVFIGSGAGTALLTGEKCTPNTVHWTYDTYAYGRGLGKAVVAQGGKKWFFLTADYAFGHDLEKQAMEGVKAAGGEVLGAVRHPLGTADYASFLLQAQASGADIVGVANAGDDTITSIKQAAEFGLTQKQKLVGLILGMNGIPALGLKAAQGAQIMNPFYWDLNDGTRAFARRFAERHPQKNYPNDMQAGVYASVLHYLKAVDKVGGAADGKAVVAAMKAMPTDDPLFGKGTIRSDGRKIHPFYLLEVKKPDESTSKWDLLKVVATIPGDQAFRPESEGNCPLVKK encoded by the coding sequence ATGCGACAGTCGTTTCGCACAGGAATGCTCGTTGCCGCGCTCGGCGGTAGCTTCGTCAGCGCCGCTTTCGGCCAGGATCGCGTCCGGATCGGCGTGCTCAACGATCAGTCGGGCGTGTTTTCGACCTATCAGGGCATAGGTTCGGTCATATCAGCGCAAATGGCCGTGGAGGATTATGGCGGCAAGGCCGCCGGCAAGCCCGTCGAAATCATCACCGCCGATCACCAGAACAAGACCGATGTCGGCGTCGGCATCGCACGGCGCTGGTACGACACCGAAAACATCGACGCCATCTTCGATCTGCCGAACTCGGCGATTGCGCTCGCGGTCGCCAATATGAGCGAGCAGAAGAACAAGGTCTTCATCGGCTCCGGCGCCGGCACCGCGCTGCTCACCGGCGAAAAGTGCACGCCAAATACCGTGCACTGGACCTACGACACCTACGCCTATGGCCGCGGGCTCGGCAAAGCCGTGGTCGCGCAGGGCGGCAAGAAATGGTTCTTCCTGACCGCCGATTACGCCTTCGGCCACGATCTGGAGAAGCAGGCGATGGAAGGCGTCAAGGCGGCGGGCGGAGAAGTGCTCGGCGCCGTACGCCATCCGCTCGGCACCGCCGACTACGCATCCTTCCTGCTGCAGGCGCAGGCCTCGGGCGCTGACATCGTCGGCGTCGCCAATGCGGGCGACGACACCATCACCTCGATCAAGCAGGCGGCGGAATTCGGGCTGACGCAGAAGCAGAAGCTGGTCGGGCTGATCCTCGGCATGAACGGAATTCCCGCGCTCGGCCTGAAGGCGGCGCAGGGCGCGCAGATCATGAATCCGTTCTACTGGGATTTGAACGACGGCACGCGCGCCTTCGCCAGGCGGTTCGCCGAACGCCATCCGCAGAAGAATTATCCGAATGACATGCAGGCCGGCGTCTATGCATCCGTGCTGCATTACCTGAAAGCGGTCGACAAGGTCGGCGGCGCCGCCGACGGCAAGGCCGTGGTCGCGGCGATGAAGGCGATGCCGACAGACGATCCGCTGTTCGGCAAGGGAACTATTCGCAGCGACGGGCGCAAGATTCATCCGTTCTATCTGCTGGAGGTCAAGAAGCCCGACGAGTCCACGTCGAAATGGGACCTGCTGAAGGTCGTCGCAACCATTCCCGGTGATCAGGCGTTTCGCCCCGAAAGCGAGGGCAACTGCCCGCTGGTCAAGAAATAA
- a CDS encoding MarR family winged helix-turn-helix transcriptional regulator: MGTTAKVSTRKANGAASPAGPDADQELDLTALRQTPGFMIRILQLQNFEAFYPYFESLKLSPLEYAILITVRDNKTVTQSELAAVLKMQLPNLVKILSRMEETGVLKRKRSTRDKRAVELSLSAAGERRADEASRLGERFNAQTLSALSKPEQTAFLQMLVRLVEAHKNGF, translated from the coding sequence ATGGGAACAACCGCCAAAGTTTCGACGCGCAAGGCCAACGGGGCAGCCAGTCCGGCCGGGCCGGATGCCGACCAGGAACTCGATCTCACCGCGCTACGGCAGACCCCGGGATTCATGATCCGGATCCTGCAGTTGCAGAATTTCGAGGCGTTTTATCCGTATTTCGAATCGCTAAAACTCTCGCCGCTCGAATACGCCATCCTCATCACGGTGCGCGACAACAAGACGGTGACGCAGAGCGAGCTTGCCGCCGTGCTGAAAATGCAACTGCCCAATTTGGTGAAGATCCTGTCGCGGATGGAGGAGACCGGCGTTTTGAAGCGCAAGCGGTCCACGCGGGACAAGCGGGCGGTCGAGCTCAGCCTCAGCGCGGCGGGCGAGCGGCGCGCCGACGAGGCCAGCCGGCTCGGCGAGAGGTTCAATGCGCAGACGCTGTCCGCGCTCAGCAAGCCCGAGCAAACAGCCTTTCTCCAGATGCTGGTGCGGCTGGTCGAAGCGCACAAGAACGGATTTTGA
- a CDS encoding feruloyl-CoA synthase → MTLAAASGDNSRSLFATPAIVADSRADGSIVVKSTAPLRPAARCIGDWLEHWARQAPDRIFLADRTSADAPWSTVTYKDALQQVRSAAAWILAQGLSTERPLVILSDNSVEHALFALAAQHVGVPSAAISPAYSLMSKDFDKLKSMITLLGPGAIYVSGTKPFAAALAAIQPLHSAAIVSGSAGDTGAISFRSIAATPETPDVEKAFAAITPDTIAKFLFTSGSTGTPKAVINTQRMLTASQQAKAQTWTFLEDTSEDLVILDWLPWSHTFGANHNFNLVLRNGGTLYVDGGKPAPGLFATSLANLRSVMPTVYFNVPRGFDMLIAALRSDEELRKKFFSEVKFAFYAGAALPQNLWDALEELSIKTIGRAMPMVSAWGSTETSPLATDCHFQAKRSGNIGVPIPGTELKLVLSGDKLEVRVRGPNVTPGYWKAPELTAQAFDAEGFYLIGDAVTFADPERPELGLFFDGRVAEDFKLNSGTWVSVGTLRVAGIAALAPLAQDIVVTGHGGDEVRFLVFPNIAACRAHAGLPDNADVKDVISHDKVRGSIAQGLAKLKAQSGNSSGHATRALLLAEIASVDGGEITDKGYINQRAVLTRRAGAVATLDDDSSAEWIGCAG, encoded by the coding sequence ATGACCCTCGCCGCCGCAAGCGGTGACAATTCCCGCAGCCTGTTCGCGACGCCAGCGATTGTCGCCGACAGCCGCGCCGACGGCAGCATTGTGGTGAAGTCGACCGCGCCGCTTCGGCCGGCTGCGCGCTGCATCGGCGACTGGCTGGAGCACTGGGCGCGGCAGGCGCCGGATCGGATTTTTCTTGCCGATCGGACGAGCGCCGATGCGCCGTGGTCGACCGTCACCTACAAGGACGCCTTGCAGCAGGTGCGTTCGGCGGCGGCGTGGATCCTCGCGCAAGGGCTGAGCACCGAACGTCCATTAGTCATCCTGTCCGACAACAGCGTCGAGCACGCGCTGTTCGCGCTCGCAGCCCAGCATGTCGGCGTGCCATCAGCGGCGATCTCGCCGGCCTATTCGCTGATGTCCAAGGACTTCGACAAGCTCAAGAGCATGATCACGCTGCTCGGGCCCGGCGCGATTTATGTTTCCGGCACAAAACCGTTTGCCGCGGCGCTGGCGGCGATCCAGCCGTTGCATTCGGCTGCGATCGTCAGCGGCAGCGCCGGCGACACCGGCGCCATCTCGTTCCGCAGCATCGCGGCCACGCCGGAAACGCCTGATGTCGAAAAGGCATTTGCTGCGATCACGCCCGACACGATCGCAAAATTCCTGTTCACGTCAGGTTCGACCGGCACGCCAAAGGCGGTCATCAACACCCAGCGCATGCTGACCGCGAGCCAGCAGGCCAAGGCGCAGACCTGGACGTTCCTCGAAGATACCAGCGAGGATCTCGTGATCCTCGACTGGCTCCCCTGGAGCCACACCTTCGGCGCCAACCACAATTTCAATCTGGTGCTGCGCAACGGCGGCACGCTCTATGTCGACGGCGGCAAGCCGGCGCCCGGACTGTTCGCGACCTCGCTGGCCAATCTGCGCAGCGTGATGCCGACGGTCTATTTCAACGTGCCGCGTGGTTTCGACATGCTGATCGCAGCGCTGCGCAGCGATGAGGAGTTGCGCAAGAAATTCTTCAGCGAAGTGAAATTCGCCTTCTACGCGGGCGCTGCGCTACCGCAGAATCTCTGGGATGCGCTGGAAGAGCTCTCGATCAAAACGATCGGCCGCGCGATGCCGATGGTGTCGGCCTGGGGTTCGACCGAGACCTCGCCGCTGGCGACGGACTGCCATTTCCAGGCCAAACGCTCCGGCAATATCGGCGTGCCGATACCGGGCACCGAACTGAAGCTGGTGCTGTCAGGCGACAAGCTGGAGGTGCGCGTGCGCGGTCCCAACGTCACGCCCGGCTACTGGAAGGCGCCGGAATTGACCGCACAGGCGTTCGACGCGGAAGGCTTCTATTTAATTGGCGACGCCGTGACCTTTGCCGATCCGGAGCGGCCCGAACTTGGATTATTTTTCGACGGCCGCGTCGCGGAAGATTTCAAGCTCAATTCCGGCACCTGGGTCAGCGTCGGAACCTTGCGCGTGGCCGGCATCGCGGCACTGGCGCCTCTGGCACAGGATATTGTCGTGACCGGCCATGGCGGCGACGAGGTCCGTTTCCTGGTGTTCCCGAACATCGCCGCCTGCCGGGCGCATGCCGGGTTGCCCGACAACGCCGATGTGAAAGACGTCATCTCGCACGACAAGGTCCGCGGCTCGATTGCGCAAGGCCTTGCGAAACTGAAGGCGCAAAGCGGCAATTCATCCGGCCACGCCACGCGGGCGCTGCTGCTGGCTGAAATCGCCTCCGTCGACGGCGGCGAGATCACCGACAAGGGCTACATCAACCAGCGCGCGGTGCTGACACGCCGCGCGGGCGCGGTAGCAACGCTCGACGACGATTCCTCGGCCGAATGGATCGGTTGCGCCGGCTGA
- a CDS encoding MarR family winged helix-turn-helix transcriptional regulator: MNDEIALDALAGHAGYAVRRFQIWIFQDFIRTLAAVDIRPTQYSVMTVIGANPGLSQMAVAKRLGIERARLVHLLDSLEQRDLVSRVRSATDRRSHALHLTARGRTALTQFRRLAAEHERHVADKIGKENRERLLQILSAFT; the protein is encoded by the coding sequence ATGAATGACGAGATCGCCCTCGATGCGCTGGCCGGCCACGCTGGCTATGCGGTGCGGCGTTTCCAGATCTGGATTTTTCAGGATTTTATCCGCACGCTGGCCGCCGTTGACATCAGGCCGACGCAGTATTCGGTGATGACGGTGATCGGCGCCAATCCCGGCCTGAGCCAGATGGCGGTCGCCAAGCGGCTCGGGATCGAACGCGCCAGGCTGGTGCATCTGCTGGACAGTCTCGAACAGCGCGATCTCGTCAGCCGCGTCAGATCGGCCACCGACCGGCGCTCTCACGCCTTGCACCTGACCGCCCGCGGCCGGACCGCGCTAACGCAGTTCAGGCGGCTCGCCGCCGAACATGAGCGCCATGTGGCCGATAAGATCGGCAAGGAAAACCGGGAACGGCTGTTGCAGATCCTGTCCGCGTTCACCTGA
- the atzF gene encoding allophanate hydrolase produces MGSDAPETVAAIVAAHRAATVTPAQTIARFYQRIRAYNDPAVFISLRDEKDALAEAEALASKDAAALPLFGVPVAVKDNIDAQGLPTTAACPAFSYSPAQDSTAVAKLRAAGAIIIGKTNLDQFATGLVGVRSPYGIPINPIRADLIPGGSSSGSAVAVSAGLVPLALGTDTAGSGRVPAMLNNIVGLKPSLGLISNAGLVPACRTLDCISVFSLTVDDAMTALAAMAGPDGADPFSRDRPLGAVSAFPEKLRLGVPRNGQLIFFGDRAAEKAYGEALERWTSLGATLVEFDLEPFYETARLLYEGPWVAERYLVIRDLLASAPDSIHPVTREITAAGARLTAADTFASLYRLQALRRVAERSFANFEAMVLPTAPTAYSTAQVLANPVELNSRLGTYTNFVNLLDLCGLALPAAMRTDGIPFGITLLAPAGHDGALASIGRVFHADTRLKMGAKGLTQPALAALPAEASGDDITLAVVGAHLSGMALNGELQALGGRLLEATTTAPDYKLYALDTTPPKPGMLRVDAGAGSSIKLELWALSAAAFGKFVAAIPPPLGIGTVRLADGRGVKGFMVEPVAIEGARDISAFGGWRAFVAEKARV; encoded by the coding sequence ATGGGGTCTGACGCACCTGAAACCGTTGCCGCCATCGTCGCCGCGCACCGCGCCGCGACCGTGACCCCGGCGCAAACCATCGCCCGCTTCTATCAGCGCATCCGCGCCTATAACGATCCGGCCGTGTTCATCAGCCTGCGCGACGAGAAAGATGCGCTGGCGGAGGCCGAAGCGCTGGCCTCGAAAGACGCGGCGGCGCTTCCGCTTTTCGGCGTCCCGGTCGCGGTGAAGGATAATATCGACGCGCAGGGCCTGCCGACCACGGCGGCCTGCCCGGCCTTCTCCTATTCGCCGGCGCAGGATTCAACGGCCGTGGCAAAGCTGCGGGCGGCCGGCGCCATCATCATCGGCAAGACCAATCTCGACCAGTTTGCGACCGGCCTTGTCGGTGTCCGCTCGCCCTATGGCATCCCCATCAATCCGATCCGCGCTGATTTGATTCCGGGCGGATCGAGTTCGGGATCGGCGGTCGCTGTTTCCGCCGGCCTCGTGCCGCTCGCACTCGGCACCGACACGGCGGGTTCGGGCCGCGTGCCCGCGATGCTCAACAACATCGTCGGGCTGAAACCGAGCCTCGGGCTGATCTCCAACGCCGGACTCGTTCCGGCGTGCCGGACGCTGGACTGCATTTCGGTGTTCTCGCTCACCGTCGACGATGCGATGACGGCGCTGGCGGCGATGGCAGGACCCGACGGCGCCGATCCGTTTTCGCGCGACCGGCCGCTGGGAGCCGTGTCCGCGTTTCCCGAAAAACTCCGGCTCGGTGTGCCGCGCAACGGCCAATTGATCTTCTTCGGCGACCGCGCCGCGGAGAAAGCCTATGGCGAGGCGCTCGAGCGTTGGACATCGCTCGGCGCCACGCTGGTCGAATTCGATCTGGAGCCGTTTTATGAGACCGCGCGGCTGCTCTATGAGGGCCCGTGGGTCGCCGAACGGTACCTTGTCATCCGCGACCTGCTGGCGTCGGCGCCGGATTCGATCCATCCGGTAACCCGCGAGATCACGGCGGCCGGCGCGCGGCTGACGGCCGCCGACACTTTTGCCTCGCTCTATCGGCTGCAGGCGCTGCGCCGTGTCGCCGAGCGCTCTTTCGCCAATTTCGAAGCGATGGTGCTGCCGACGGCGCCGACCGCCTATTCGACCGCGCAGGTGCTGGCCAATCCGGTCGAGCTCAACAGCCGGCTCGGCACCTACACCAATTTTGTGAATTTGCTCGACCTCTGCGGGCTGGCGCTGCCGGCTGCCATGCGCACCGACGGCATTCCATTCGGCATCACGCTGTTGGCGCCCGCAGGCCACGACGGGGCGCTCGCCAGCATCGGGCGCGTGTTTCACGCCGACACCAGGCTGAAGATGGGAGCCAAGGGCCTGACACAGCCCGCGCTCGCGGCTTTGCCGGCCGAGGCGAGCGGCGACGACATCACCCTCGCCGTGGTCGGCGCGCATCTCTCCGGCATGGCGCTCAATGGCGAACTGCAGGCGCTCGGCGGGCGCCTGCTCGAGGCGACCACGACCGCGCCGGATTACAAACTATATGCGCTCGACACCACGCCACCAAAACCCGGCATGCTGCGCGTGGACGCGGGCGCGGGCAGCTCGATCAAGCTGGAGCTATGGGCGCTGTCGGCGGCAGCCTTCGGCAAATTCGTCGCCGCGATCCCGCCGCCGCTCGGGATCGGCACGGTACGGCTGGCGGACGGACGCGGGGTGAAGGGCTTTATGGTCGAGCCCGTAGCGATCGAAGGCGCGCGCGATATTTCCGCGTTCGGCGGCTGGCGCGCGTTTGTGGCGGAGAAGGCGAGGGTTTGA
- a CDS encoding GntR family transcriptional regulator, with amino-acid sequence MSLDDLPTRTPPSGADAETPVRRVDRPSPLRDKVTRAEELRLQLADEIVRGVLPPGSALDETDIARRFSVSRTPVREALRQLVASGLVEARAHRGAVVAQPSLDRLTEMFEAMAELEALCAGLAAERMPPADRQKLEAIHEELRVLSHAGNPERFHEVNERFHNAIYAGSQNSYIAEMTLATRVRVQPFRRAQFRNLGRLAKSHAEHDRVVVAIMRGDKAGAAAAMRAHIELVRGEYELYAVSV; translated from the coding sequence ATGAGTCTCGATGACCTCCCCACCCGAACGCCGCCATCCGGCGCGGACGCCGAGACGCCGGTCCGGCGCGTCGATCGGCCTTCGCCGCTGCGGGACAAGGTCACGCGCGCGGAAGAGCTGCGACTGCAGCTTGCTGACGAGATCGTGCGCGGTGTGCTGCCGCCGGGATCGGCGCTCGACGAGACCGATATCGCGCGGCGCTTTTCCGTGTCGCGCACGCCGGTCCGCGAGGCGCTGCGGCAATTAGTGGCGAGCGGCCTGGTCGAGGCCCGCGCCCATCGCGGGGCCGTGGTCGCGCAGCCGTCGCTCGACCGGCTGACGGAAATGTTCGAGGCGATGGCGGAACTGGAAGCGTTGTGCGCGGGGCTCGCTGCGGAGCGGATGCCGCCGGCTGATCGCCAGAAGCTGGAGGCGATCCATGAGGAATTGCGGGTGCTCAGTCACGCCGGCAATCCCGAACGCTTCCACGAGGTCAACGAGCGCTTTCACAACGCGATCTATGCCGGTTCGCAGAACAGCTACATCGCCGAGATGACGCTGGCGACGCGGGTGCGCGTGCAACCGTTCCGCCGCGCCCAGTTCCGTAACCTCGGGCGGCTGGCGAAATCGCACGCCGAACACGACCGCGTCGTGGTCGCGATCATGCGCGGCGACAAGGCCGGCGCCGCCGCCGCGATGCGCGCCCATATCGAACTGGTGCGCGGAGAATACGAACTCTACGCGGTGTCGGTGTAA
- the hpxZ gene encoding oxalurate catabolism protein HpxZ translates to MEIDLPDVLAEVTAQFARYEKALVSNDVAVLDELFRSDPRTLRYGIGENLYGYDAIMAFRAARSPVGLMRRTDKTVITTYGRDAAVASTLFYRDGVSGRVGRQMQTWVRFPEGWRIVAAHVSIIDDPDAPKVDSKS, encoded by the coding sequence ATGGAGATCGATCTGCCGGACGTGCTCGCCGAAGTCACCGCGCAATTCGCGCGCTACGAGAAGGCGCTGGTGTCGAACGACGTCGCGGTGCTCGACGAATTGTTCCGCAGCGATCCGCGCACGCTGCGCTATGGCATCGGCGAAAATCTCTATGGCTACGATGCGATCATGGCGTTTCGCGCGGCGCGCTCGCCGGTCGGGCTGATGCGGCGGACCGACAAGACCGTAATCACGACCTATGGGCGGGATGCCGCGGTCGCCTCAACGCTGTTCTATCGCGATGGAGTGTCGGGCAGGGTAGGACGGCAGATGCAGACCTGGGTGCGTTTTCCGGAAGGCTGGAGGATTGTCGCGGCCCATGTCAGCATCATCGATGATCCCGACGCTCCCAAGGTGGATTCGAAGTCATGA
- a CDS encoding AtzE family amidohydrolase: MITNTDGLSAQQIAQAVTDRKLSALDATEAALARIARHDPVLNSFTDITADRARAKARAVDAAIAAGERVGPLAGVPFAVKNLFDVKGLATRAGSKINRDLAPSARDATLIERMEAAGAVLVGALNMGEYAYDFTGENVHDGPSRNPHDPTRMTGGSSGGSGSAVGGGLIPIALGSDTNGSIRVPSSFCGVFGLKPTYGRLSRARSFPFVASFDHLGPFARSVGDLALAYDAMQGPDADDAACTTRPVEPATPLLVQGVTGLRVAVAGGYFQKNVFPEAVEAVSRVAKALDATTTVEIPEAARARAAAYVITTTEGASLHLDRLRKRPNDFDPAVRDRLIAGAMVPAPLVDRAQKFRRWYRARVLELFKSVDVIIAPATPCIAPKLGQVNFVLDGVELPVRANIGIHTQPISFIGLPVAAVPIPLVPMPIGVQIIAAPWREDIALRVAHALERAGVATAPLPRGL, from the coding sequence ATGATCACAAACACCGACGGATTGTCAGCCCAGCAAATCGCGCAAGCCGTAACGGACCGCAAGCTTTCCGCGCTCGATGCGACCGAGGCCGCCCTGGCGCGGATCGCCAGACACGATCCCGTCCTGAATTCGTTCACCGACATCACCGCCGACCGCGCGCGCGCGAAAGCCCGCGCGGTCGATGCCGCGATCGCCGCCGGCGAGAGGGTCGGGCCACTCGCCGGCGTGCCGTTCGCGGTGAAGAACCTGTTCGACGTCAAGGGCCTTGCCACCCGCGCCGGGTCGAAGATCAATCGCGATCTGGCGCCGTCAGCGCGCGATGCCACGCTGATCGAGCGGATGGAGGCGGCCGGCGCCGTGCTGGTCGGCGCGCTCAACATGGGCGAATACGCCTATGACTTTACCGGCGAGAACGTCCATGACGGCCCGTCGCGCAATCCGCACGATCCGACGCGGATGACCGGCGGCTCGTCGGGTGGCTCGGGCAGTGCGGTCGGCGGCGGTCTGATCCCGATCGCCCTGGGGTCGGACACCAACGGATCGATCCGCGTGCCGTCGTCGTTCTGCGGGGTCTTTGGCCTCAAGCCGACCTACGGCCGGCTGTCGCGCGCGCGCTCGTTTCCGTTTGTCGCAAGCTTCGATCATCTCGGCCCGTTCGCGCGCAGCGTCGGCGACCTCGCGCTGGCCTATGACGCCATGCAGGGGCCGGACGCCGACGACGCGGCCTGCACGACGCGCCCGGTCGAACCGGCCACGCCGCTACTCGTGCAGGGTGTCACGGGCCTGCGGGTCGCGGTGGCCGGCGGCTACTTTCAGAAGAACGTCTTTCCCGAAGCCGTCGAGGCTGTTTCGCGCGTTGCGAAAGCGCTCGACGCCACGACAACGGTCGAAATTCCCGAAGCCGCGCGCGCCCGCGCCGCAGCTTACGTGATCACCACGACCGAAGGCGCTTCGCTACATCTCGATCGCCTGCGCAAGCGCCCGAACGATTTCGATCCGGCGGTGCGCGACCGCCTGATTGCCGGTGCAATGGTCCCGGCACCGCTGGTCGACCGCGCGCAGAAATTTCGCCGCTGGTATCGGGCAAGAGTGCTTGAGCTGTTCAAGTCGGTCGACGTGATCATCGCGCCGGCCACGCCCTGCATCGCGCCGAAGCTCGGGCAGGTAAACTTCGTGCTCGACGGCGTCGAATTGCCGGTGCGCGCCAATATCGGCATTCACACCCAGCCGATTTCGTTCATCGGCCTGCCCGTGGCCGCAGTGCCAATTCCGCTGGTGCCGATGCCGATTGGCGTGCAGATCATCGCCGCTCCCTGGCGGGAAGATATCGCGCTACGCGTTGCGCATGCGTTAGAGCGCGCCGGCGTCGCCACCGCGCCGCTGCCGAGAGGATTATAG
- a CDS encoding DUF4089 domain-containing protein, with amino-acid sequence MAADHLDSYIDAVAKALALPVEEAWRPAVRANLEVSLRLARLVDEFPLPDETEPASVYTA; translated from the coding sequence ATGGCCGCCGATCATCTTGATAGTTACATCGATGCCGTCGCAAAGGCGCTGGCGCTGCCGGTCGAGGAAGCCTGGCGGCCTGCCGTGCGGGCGAACCTCGAAGTGTCGCTGAGGCTGGCGCGGCTGGTCGATGAGTTCCCGCTGCCGGATGAAACCGAGCCGGCCAGTGTCTACACCGCGTGA